Proteins encoded by one window of Lepeophtheirus salmonis chromosome 3, UVic_Lsal_1.4, whole genome shotgun sequence:
- the LOC121114970 gene encoding tyrosine-protein kinase Src42A, with protein sequence MGGNCLSRGGILSPSSGPSKVPPLITTIPPTEVTPHLIQSLEAVRPLPDHPTVVDSLPENHIEITTHNNNNSNLNNNNNGSSSGPIKIFVALYDYEVRTNEDLSFKKGEHLEIINDTQGDWWFARSRTTKLEGYIPSNYVAKLKSIEAEPWYFGKIKRIEAEKKLLISPNEHGAFLIRDSESRRNDYSLSVRDGDTVKHYRLRQLDEGGFFIARKTTFRTLQELVEHYASDADGLCVNLRQPCVQIEKPVTADLAHNTRDQWEIDRNSLKFIRKLGHGQFGEVWEGLWNNTTPVAIKSLKQGTMDPRDFLTEAQIMKKLRHPKLIQLYAVCTLEEPIYIITELMKWGSLLEYLQGKGRTLKLPQLIDMAAQIASGMAYLESQNYIHRDLAARNVLVGDNNVVKIADFGLARLIKEDEYEARVGARFPIKWTAPEAANYSKFSIKSDVWSFGILLTELVTYGRIPYPGMTNAEVLHQVEHGYRMQCPQTCPSQLYDIMLECWHKDPMKRPTFETLQWKLDDFFTISDSEYRDATSY encoded by the exons ATGGGCGGTAATTGCTTAAGCCGAGGAGGGATACTTTCTCCTTCCTCTGGACCATCCAAAGTCCCTCCACTCATCACAACTATTCCACCAACAGAAGTGACACCTCATCTCATTCAATCCCTGGAGGCCGTACGACCTCTTCCTGATCATCCTACTGTTGTTGACTCTCTTCCTGAAAATCATATTGAGATTACAACTCATAATAACAACAACAGTAATCTCAACAACAATAACAACGGATCCTCTTCCGGgcctattaaaatttttgtcgcACTCTATGACTATGAAGTGCGGACAAATGAAGATCTCAGCTTCAAAAAAGGAGAGCACCTTGAAATTATCAATGACACGCAAGGTGATTGGTGGTTTGCAAGAAGTAGAACTACTAAATTAGAGGGATATATTCCTTCAAATTATGTTGCTAAGCTCAAGTCAATTGAGGCAGAACC GtggtattttggaaaaatcaaaagaatCGAAGCAgagaaaaaactattaatttctCCTAATGAACATGGTGCATTTCTTATTAGAGACTCTGAATCCCGAAGAAACGATTATTCACTTTCTGTTAGAGACGGTGATACAGTAAAACATTATCGACTTCGTCAGCTGGATGAAGGCGGATTTTTTATTGCTCGAAAAACAACTTTTAGAACTTTGCAAGAATTAGTGGAACACTATGCCTCTGATGCGGATGGGCTTTGTGTTAATCTTCGTCAACCATGTGTTCaa ATCGAAAAACCTGTTACAGCAGATCTTGCTCATAATACTCGGGATCAATGGGAAATTGATCGgaatagtttaaaattcattCGCAAACTTGGACATGGACAATTTGGTGAAGTTTGGGAAGGTCTATGGAATAATACCACACCAGTTGCAATTAAAAGCTTAAAACAAG GTACAATGGATCCCAGAGATTTCCTCACGGAGGCACAAATAATGAAGAAACTCAGACATCCTAAGCTCATTCAACTCTACGCTGTTTGCACACTTGAAGaacctatttatattataacgGAGCTCATGAAATGGGGCAGCTTATTAGAATATTTGCAAGGTAAAGGTAGAACTCTAAAACTACCTCAGTTGATTGATATGGCCGCTCAAATTGCCTCTGGAATGGCGTATCTTGAGTCACAAAATTACATTCATAGAGACTTAGCTGCTAGAAATGTATTAGTTGGCGATAACAACGTAGTTAAAATCGCAGATTTTGGACTAGCTCGACTAATAAAAGAAGATGAGTATGAAGCTAGAGTAGGTGCAAGGTTTCCTATCAAATGGACAGCTCCAGAAGCTGCCAACTATTCAAAATTTTCTATCAAGTCCGATGTTTGGAGTTTTGGAATTCTTTTAACAGAACTAGTCACATATGGTAGGATTCCATATCcag GTATGACTAACGCTGAAGTTCTTCACCAAGTTGAGCATGGCTATAGAATGCAATGTCCTCAAACTTGCCCCTCTCAATTATATGATATTATGCTAGAATGTTGGCACAAGGATCCCATGAAGAGGCCCACATTCGAAACGTTACAATGGAAGCTTGATGACTTTTTTACCATCTCGGACTCTGAATATAGAGACGCAAcatcttattaa
- the LOC121114969 gene encoding jouberin encodes MELDLIKERSEKDLLTYSKNSISIIEKEKKSPTEIAPIESKPKKRKKKKKESISSDLRIQNKLGESSKKNKNTNGEGSEEHEMKILSDKDKRDTNPEQNTKVLGVVIHHTECLKMDFLILHPVVKVYVVDLSTGKLIKKSDTKRKVTSYYEGEHVQSIVPCMTQPFEFRKRNSLVPRWEEVILFNESYNHLKSYGPNIVLFFMIQDFVSMTTANNKSSGWHHIAWAFLKLFPSNDRCNIGNKVRLQLYKPPKKKKSNSNYDDSSSSDGIQTIWKWWNKIPRMPYSSSLFVTVQSVEPPIQEENSSVLRSLAPHQKEIGLSRIESNPEIRTKEFSWTRLPGQSCKIPKNIVKELMEISACLCLDISADGHWLAMASVSSNVYVINIYDTISFELQWTVKGHLGYIYQLHWNGSSTRILSASGDGTVRIWSDSVEKHCLEHPAYVYSARYHPSLDLVATGGFDQVVRIWSELKETGYIVIKELLGHTDFITALEFDIDGQVLFSGDNVGYIRVWESVEGNEKWNKKKFFELPDLKDCPINDLKIHPGGRRLLIHSRSISNALIMIDIKLGSIMQKYIGSQSFQGSSRTRSHVTPCGTYIFAGSQDGATYVWNTDTGQRVFVYTQPFPSIKVSVPVGAISYHPHDHIMVISSPKAGVPVVIYKDDSSEDCKSRQITNHPKNEEFDSILQKLDGYLQIKE; translated from the coding sequence ATGGAATTGGATCTAATTAAGGAGCGGAGTGAAAAAGATTTACTAACGTACAGTAAGAATTCTATTTCAAttatagaaaaagagaaaaaaagtccGACTGAGATAGCTCCGATCGAATCGAAacccaaaaaaaggaaaaagaaaaaaaaagaatcaatttctTCAGATTTAAGAATCCAGAATAAATTAGGAGAatcatccaaaaagaataaaaatacgaATGGAGAAGGAAGTGAAGAGCATGAAATGAAGATACTTTCCGATAAAGATAAAAGAGACACTAACCCAGAACAAAATACGAAGGTTTTGGGGGTTGTAATACATCATACTGAATGTTTAAAGATGGATTTTTTGATTCTCCATCCGGTTGTGAAAGTTTATGTTGTGGATCTTTCAAcaggaaaattaattaaaaaatctgatacaaaaagaaaagtgaCATCCTATTACGAAGGTGAGCACGTTCAATCCATTGTTCCTTGTATGACTCAACCATTTGAGTTCAGAAAAAGAAATTCCTTGGTTCCGCGTTGGGAAGAAGTGATTTTATTCAATGAGAGTTACAAccatttaaaaagttatggtccaaatatagtattatttttcatgattcaGGACTTTGTCAGTATGACGACTGCAAATAACAAATCCAGTGGGTGGCACCATATAGCCTGggcatttttaaaactatttcctTCAAATGATCGTTGTAATATTGGGAATAAAGTGAGGCTTCAACTATACAAACCgccaaagaagaaaaaaagcaaTTCAAACTATGATGACAGTTCCTCATCTGATGGTATTCAAACCATATGGAAATGGTGGAATAAGATACCTCGTATGCCATATTCGTCTTCTCTTTTTGTAACAGTACAATCTGTAGAACCACCAATTCAGGAAGAAAACTCTTCCGTTTTGAGGAGTTTAGCACCGCATCAAAAAGAAATAGGACTTAGTAGAATAGAATCAAATCCTGAAATTAGGACCAAAGAATTTAGTTGGACCCGTTTACCTGGACAGTCttgtaaaattccaaaaaatattgtgaaagAACTAATGGAAATAAGTGCGTGCCTATGCTTAGATATAAGTGCTGATGGTCATTGGCTTGCTATGGCTTCTGTTTCTTCTAatgtttatgtaataaatatctaTGACACGATTTCTTTTGAATTACAATGGACTGTTAAAGGGCACTTAGGCTATATATATCAACTACATTGGAATGGAAGCTCAACGAGGATTCTTTCGGCATCAGGTGACGGTACTGTTCGGATTTGGAGTGATTCTGTTGAAAAACATTGCTTAGAACATCCGGCGTATGTTTATTCTGCAAGATATCATCCTTCTTTGGATTTAGTTGCTACAGGAGGTTTTGATCAGGTTGTAAGAATTTGGTCTGAATTAAAGGAAACAGGGTATATTGTTATCAAAGAGCTACTTGGGCATACCGACTTCATCACTGCTTTAGAATTCGACATTGATGGCCAGGTTCTCTTCTCTGGTGATAACGTTGGATATATTAGAGTATGGGAAAGCGTTGAGGGAAAcgaaaaatggaataaaaagaaattttttgaacttcCCGATTTAAAAGACTGTCcaatcaatgatttaaaaattcatcctGGTGGGAGACGCTTATTAATTCATTCAAGATCTATAAGTAATGCATTGATTATGATTGATATCAAATTAGGTAGTatcatgcaaaaatatattggaagtCAAAGTTTTCAAGGTAGTAGCCGGACTAGATCCCATGTAACACCCTGTGGAACGTACATTTTTGCTGGTAGTCAAGACGGAGCAACTTATGTCTGGAATACGGATACTGGTCAAAGAGTTTTTGTTTATACCCAACCATTTCCATCCATTAAAGTATCTGTACCTGTTGGTGCTATTTCTTACCATCCGCACGATCATATAATGGTAATATCATCACCAAAAGCCGGAGTACCGGTAGTTATATATAAGGATGATTCAAGTGAAGATTGTAAAAGTCGTCAGATAACTAATCATCCAAAGAACGAAGAATTTGATAGCATTCTGCAAAAACTTGATGGCTATCTGCAAATAAAAGAGTAA